A single Harpia harpyja isolate bHarHar1 chromosome 6, bHarHar1 primary haplotype, whole genome shotgun sequence DNA region contains:
- the HDAC10 gene encoding polyamine deacetylase HDAC10 isoform X1, with translation MASGTALIYDEEMTTHKLLWSDPVCYIEVPERLSSSYDQLKHYHLVERCVHMPAREGSKEEILLVHSSEHLEVAKSTQTMNEEELKKVSGNYDAFFFHQNTYRCARLAVGATLELVDAVMSGKVHNGMALVRPPGHHSQRNAANGFCLFNNVAIAAEYAKLKYGLQRILIVDWDVHHGQGTQYIFEEDPSVLYFSWHRYEHQEFWPSLKESDYDAVGLGKGKGFNINLPWNKVGMGNSDYLAAFFHVLLPMAFEFDPELVIVSAGYDSGIGDPEGQMNATPEVFAHLTHFVMQLANGKLCVILEGGYHLKSLSESVCMTVKTLLGDPVPQITGEMAPCLSAVESIQNVRAAHKRYWKWLMYEDTSFLQNLSTNLHLLKKANPNPSTEHESKITNNNETVKVERFLELHMKNILFPVPPIKTATTDSKGSVHLLPVPVHFVKEMDKTEIKALVSGFYADIVKEDKNLLSLGSMLAILDKILKKEVCNGIAESPMCSVSVAVALRHSVRFGFQRVLCIFVGDMEIIPNTEDGKILVIHICEKEQSGKTGSKHYISLNWKEDAEGNDFFSAVLGFILPVAYSYQPNLTVIAVGPNRSLGISGISLLFSLLQGLAESRIFAVIEDTEINVMQSVAKALVGASAPHFGVYVPPTQEKVNKIKILRDQFQQEWKMLQCSVKDGISRN, from the exons ATGGCTTCAGGAACAGCACTGATTTATGATGAGGAGATGACCACTCATAAACTACTTTGGAGTGA TCCTGTTTGTTATATTGAAGTGCCAGAAAGACTGTCATCCTCCTATGACCAGCTTAAACATTACCATCTTGTGGAAAGATGTGTTCATATGCCTGCCAgagaaggaagcaaggaagaGATCCTGTTGGTTCACAG TTCAGAACACTTGGAAGTGGCAAAAAGCACCCAGACAATGAATGAAGAGGAACTGAAAAAAGTCTCTGGAAATTatgatgcttttttcttccatcag AACACTTACCGTTGTGCCAGACTAGCAGTAGGAGCGACTTTGGAGCTGGTGGATGCTGTGATGTCAGGAAAAGTGCACAATGGAATGGCATTAGTAAG ACCTCCAGGTCACCACAGCCAGAGAAATGCAGCTAATGGGTTCTGTTTGTTCAACAATGTTGCTATTGCAGCAGAATATGCAAAACTGAAATACGGTCTACAGAG AATCCTAATTGTTGACTGGGATGTGCACCATGGGCAAGGAACTCAATATATATTTGAAGAGGATCCAag tgttttgtatttttcctggCATCGCTATGAACATCAGGAATTCTGGCCATCACTCAAAGAATCAGATTATGATGCTGTGGgtctgggaaaaggaaaaggttttaaCATAAATTTGCCTTGGAACAAG GTTGGGATGGGAAATTCAGATTATCTTGCTGCATTTTTCCATGTGTTGCTTCCAATGGCTTTTGAG TTTGATCCTGAACTGGTTATTGTCTCCGCTGGATATGATTCTGGAATTGGAGACCCTGAA GGTCAGATGAATGCCACTCCAGAGGTTTTTGCCCACCTTACCCATTTCGTGATGCAGTTAGCTAATGGAAAGCTGTGTGTCATCCTAGAG gGTGGATACCACTTAAAGTCATTGTCTGAATCAGTCTGCATGACTGTAAAAACTTTGCTTGGAGATCCTGTACCTCAAATAACTGGAGAAATGGCACCTTGCCTAAG TGCTGTTGAATCTATTCAAAATGTGAGAGCAGCACATAAACGCTACTGGAAATGGTTGATGTATGAAG acaCATCATTTTTACAAAATTTGAGCACCAACTTGCACTTACTAAAGAAGGCTAATCCAAATCCCTCCACAGAACATGAATCTAAGATAACTAACAACAATGAAACTGTCAAAGTAGAAAGGTTTTTGGAactgcacatgaaaaatattctatttccAGTGCCTCCCATCAAAACAGCAACAACTGACTCTAAAGGTTCAGTACATTTGCTCCCTGTACCTGTTCATTTTGTGAAGGAAAtggacaaaactgaaataaaagctctTGTCAG tggcTTTTATGCAGACATTGTGAAAGAGGACAAAAATTTGCTCTCTCTTGGCAGTATGTTGGCCATCCTAGATAAAATTCTTAAGAAGGAG GTATGCAATGGAATTGCAGAATCACCCATGTGTTCTGTTTCGGTTGCTGTTGCACTAAGACATTCTGTTCGTTTTGGATTTCAAAG agtGCTTTGTATATTTGTTGGAGACATGGAAATCATACCAAACACAGAAGATGG aaaaatactcGTGATACATATTTGTGAGAAAGAACAGTCTGGAAAGACAGGATCCAAACACTATATTTCTCTAAACTGGAAAGAG GATGCTGAAGGAAATGACTTCTTTTCTGCTGTACTTGGATTCATTCTTCCTGTAGCATACAGTTATCAACCTAACTTGACTGTAATAGCCGTTGGACCAAATAGGAGCCTTGGAATAAGTGGGATTTCTCTGCTATTTTCTTTACTACAAGGATTAGCCGAGTCTCGAATTTTTGCAGTGATCGAG GACACAGAGATAAATGTTATGCAAAGTGTAGCCAAAGCATTAGTGGGTGCTTCTGCACCTCACTTTGGAGTTTATGTGCCTCCTAcccaagaaaaagtaaataaaataaaaatattaagagacCAGTTTCAGCAGGAATGGAAAATGCTTCAGTGTTCAG TGAAGGATGGGATTTCAAGAAATTGA
- the HDAC10 gene encoding polyamine deacetylase HDAC10 isoform X2, whose protein sequence is MPAREGSKEEILLVHSSEHLEVAKSTQTMNEEELKKVSGNYDAFFFHQNTYRCARLAVGATLELVDAVMSGKVHNGMALVRPPGHHSQRNAANGFCLFNNVAIAAEYAKLKYGLQRILIVDWDVHHGQGTQYIFEEDPSVLYFSWHRYEHQEFWPSLKESDYDAVGLGKGKGFNINLPWNKVGMGNSDYLAAFFHVLLPMAFEFDPELVIVSAGYDSGIGDPEGQMNATPEVFAHLTHFVMQLANGKLCVILEGGYHLKSLSESVCMTVKTLLGDPVPQITGEMAPCLSAVESIQNVRAAHKRYWKWLMYEDTSFLQNLSTNLHLLKKANPNPSTEHESKITNNNETVKVERFLELHMKNILFPVPPIKTATTDSKGSVHLLPVPVHFVKEMDKTEIKALVSGFYADIVKEDKNLLSLGSMLAILDKILKKEVCNGIAESPMCSVSVAVALRHSVRFGFQRVLCIFVGDMEIIPNTEDGKILVIHICEKEQSGKTGSKHYISLNWKEDAEGNDFFSAVLGFILPVAYSYQPNLTVIAVGPNRSLGISGISLLFSLLQGLAESRIFAVIEDTEINVMQSVAKALVGASAPHFGVYVPPTQEKVNKIKILRDQFQQEWKMLQCSVKDGISRN, encoded by the exons ATGCCTGCCAgagaaggaagcaaggaagaGATCCTGTTGGTTCACAG TTCAGAACACTTGGAAGTGGCAAAAAGCACCCAGACAATGAATGAAGAGGAACTGAAAAAAGTCTCTGGAAATTatgatgcttttttcttccatcag AACACTTACCGTTGTGCCAGACTAGCAGTAGGAGCGACTTTGGAGCTGGTGGATGCTGTGATGTCAGGAAAAGTGCACAATGGAATGGCATTAGTAAG ACCTCCAGGTCACCACAGCCAGAGAAATGCAGCTAATGGGTTCTGTTTGTTCAACAATGTTGCTATTGCAGCAGAATATGCAAAACTGAAATACGGTCTACAGAG AATCCTAATTGTTGACTGGGATGTGCACCATGGGCAAGGAACTCAATATATATTTGAAGAGGATCCAag tgttttgtatttttcctggCATCGCTATGAACATCAGGAATTCTGGCCATCACTCAAAGAATCAGATTATGATGCTGTGGgtctgggaaaaggaaaaggttttaaCATAAATTTGCCTTGGAACAAG GTTGGGATGGGAAATTCAGATTATCTTGCTGCATTTTTCCATGTGTTGCTTCCAATGGCTTTTGAG TTTGATCCTGAACTGGTTATTGTCTCCGCTGGATATGATTCTGGAATTGGAGACCCTGAA GGTCAGATGAATGCCACTCCAGAGGTTTTTGCCCACCTTACCCATTTCGTGATGCAGTTAGCTAATGGAAAGCTGTGTGTCATCCTAGAG gGTGGATACCACTTAAAGTCATTGTCTGAATCAGTCTGCATGACTGTAAAAACTTTGCTTGGAGATCCTGTACCTCAAATAACTGGAGAAATGGCACCTTGCCTAAG TGCTGTTGAATCTATTCAAAATGTGAGAGCAGCACATAAACGCTACTGGAAATGGTTGATGTATGAAG acaCATCATTTTTACAAAATTTGAGCACCAACTTGCACTTACTAAAGAAGGCTAATCCAAATCCCTCCACAGAACATGAATCTAAGATAACTAACAACAATGAAACTGTCAAAGTAGAAAGGTTTTTGGAactgcacatgaaaaatattctatttccAGTGCCTCCCATCAAAACAGCAACAACTGACTCTAAAGGTTCAGTACATTTGCTCCCTGTACCTGTTCATTTTGTGAAGGAAAtggacaaaactgaaataaaagctctTGTCAG tggcTTTTATGCAGACATTGTGAAAGAGGACAAAAATTTGCTCTCTCTTGGCAGTATGTTGGCCATCCTAGATAAAATTCTTAAGAAGGAG GTATGCAATGGAATTGCAGAATCACCCATGTGTTCTGTTTCGGTTGCTGTTGCACTAAGACATTCTGTTCGTTTTGGATTTCAAAG agtGCTTTGTATATTTGTTGGAGACATGGAAATCATACCAAACACAGAAGATGG aaaaatactcGTGATACATATTTGTGAGAAAGAACAGTCTGGAAAGACAGGATCCAAACACTATATTTCTCTAAACTGGAAAGAG GATGCTGAAGGAAATGACTTCTTTTCTGCTGTACTTGGATTCATTCTTCCTGTAGCATACAGTTATCAACCTAACTTGACTGTAATAGCCGTTGGACCAAATAGGAGCCTTGGAATAAGTGGGATTTCTCTGCTATTTTCTTTACTACAAGGATTAGCCGAGTCTCGAATTTTTGCAGTGATCGAG GACACAGAGATAAATGTTATGCAAAGTGTAGCCAAAGCATTAGTGGGTGCTTCTGCACCTCACTTTGGAGTTTATGTGCCTCCTAcccaagaaaaagtaaataaaataaaaatattaagagacCAGTTTCAGCAGGAATGGAAAATGCTTCAGTGTTCAG TGAAGGATGGGATTTCAAGAAATTGA